In Nitrospirota bacterium, one DNA window encodes the following:
- a CDS encoding rhodanese-like domain-containing protein, whose translation MMARMIAPGVVLVSALALSTSCATGITREELLQQMQEGRQPLIVDVRSQGEYDRDHVPGAVHIPFYSIRSGLAALGLPKTDPLVLYCEHGPRSGISSLALYLSGYEKIYSLDGHMKGWRQNQFPIETINY comes from the coding sequence ATGATGGCAAGAATGATAGCTCCCGGCGTTGTGCTGGTGTCGGCACTGGCCCTTTCCACATCCTGCGCTACGGGGATCACCCGCGAGGAACTCCTGCAGCAGATGCAGGAGGGCAGGCAGCCGCTGATCGTCGACGTCAGGTCCCAGGGGGAGTACGACCGGGACCATGTGCCGGGCGCCGTGCATATCCCGTTCTATTCCATCCGTTCGGGGCTGGCGGCGCTCGGGCTGCCGAAGACCGATCCCCTGGTGCTCTATTGCGAGCACGGGCCGCGCTCGGGCATTTCCAGCTTGGCCCTGTATCTCTCCGGGTATGAAAAGATTTATTCCCTGGACGGTCATATGAAGGGCTGGCGCCAGAACCAGTTCCCGATCGAGACCATCAACTACTGA
- the dut gene encoding dUTP diphosphatase: MFDQFTVKITQLTNAEGLPVPHYQTEHAAGVDLYAAVEGETAIAAGAWKLVPTGIAVAIPEGYEGQVRPRSGLALKHGIGLLNSPGTIDADYRGEIGIILFNFGEKPFTIHRGDRIAQLVFTKVERALFVKVESLSGTARGPGGFGHTGR; this comes from the coding sequence ATGTTCGACCAGTTCACGGTCAAGATAACGCAGCTCACGAATGCCGAAGGGCTGCCCGTTCCTCACTATCAGACGGAGCATGCAGCCGGCGTGGACCTGTATGCGGCGGTCGAAGGGGAGACCGCCATTGCGGCGGGTGCCTGGAAGCTGGTCCCCACCGGCATTGCGGTCGCGATTCCCGAGGGGTATGAAGGACAGGTCCGCCCCCGAAGCGGACTGGCCCTCAAACACGGCATCGGGCTGCTGAATTCGCCGGGTACGATCGATGCGGACTACCGCGGCGAAATAGGCATAATTTTGTTCAATTTCGGCGAAAAACCGTTTACTATCCATCGGGGTGACCGGATCGCACAGCTTGTCTTCACAAAGGTGGAAAGGGCCCTGTTCGTGAAAGTAGAATCATTATCCGGGACCGCGCGAGGCCCCGGAGGCTTCGGTCATACGGGCCGGTAA
- the cimA gene encoding citramalate synthase → MKPKVQLYDTTLRDGAQAEDVNFSVEDKIRVARKLDQFGVHYIEGGWPGSNPRDVEFFKEMGRVRLRKAKLSAFGSTRRARLKAAADPSMRALVSAGAPVATIFGKTWDLHVLKALGTSLNENLDMIEDSVAFLKKHLDEVVYDAEHFFDGYKANPEYAVQTLLAAEGAGADCLVLCDTNGGTLPHEVEEIIARVKRTIATPFGIHAHNDAELAVANSLTAIRMGAVQVHGTMNGYGERCGNANLCSLIPTLKLKLGIECVPDASLSRLRDVSRYVDELANLPHRKRQPYVGDSAFAHKGGVHVDAMAKSSLTYEHIKPELVGNRRRILVSDMAGRSNILQKAAELGIRLTRDSPELGTILKKVKELENEGYEFEGAEGSLELLMLRAGHSYESVFSMFDRIDYRILTEKRKVDPNAVSEATVTVEVGGNIEHTAAWGNGPVNALDKALRKVLPKYFPGKGLESVRLIDYKVRVLTAAAGTAARVRVLIESGDGRNKWGTVGVSENVIEASWQALVDSIEFKLLRAKKKP, encoded by the coding sequence ATGAAGCCCAAAGTGCAACTATACGACACCACGCTCCGCGACGGTGCTCAGGCCGAGGATGTGAATTTTTCGGTCGAGGACAAGATCCGTGTTGCGCGCAAGCTCGACCAGTTCGGCGTCCACTATATCGAGGGAGGCTGGCCTGGCTCGAACCCCCGCGACGTGGAGTTCTTCAAGGAGATGGGGCGTGTCAGGCTCAGGAAGGCGAAGCTCTCCGCGTTCGGGTCGACCCGCCGCGCCCGGCTCAAGGCCGCCGCTGACCCCAGCATGCGCGCGCTGGTCTCCGCAGGTGCGCCGGTCGCAACGATCTTCGGCAAGACCTGGGACCTGCACGTTCTGAAAGCGCTCGGGACCAGTCTGAACGAGAACCTCGACATGATCGAGGACTCCGTAGCGTTCCTGAAGAAACACCTTGATGAGGTGGTCTACGACGCCGAACACTTCTTCGACGGATATAAGGCAAACCCCGAGTATGCCGTCCAGACGCTACTCGCCGCGGAGGGAGCGGGCGCCGACTGCCTCGTCCTGTGCGACACGAACGGCGGTACGCTGCCCCACGAAGTCGAAGAGATCATCGCCCGGGTGAAAAGGACGATCGCGACGCCCTTCGGAATCCATGCGCACAACGATGCCGAACTCGCCGTGGCGAACTCACTGACGGCGATACGGATGGGCGCGGTCCAGGTGCACGGCACGATGAACGGCTATGGTGAGCGGTGCGGAAACGCCAATCTCTGCTCCCTCATCCCGACGCTTAAACTGAAGCTCGGGATCGAATGCGTCCCGGACGCCAGCCTGTCCCGTTTGCGCGACGTGTCGCGTTATGTGGATGAGCTGGCGAACCTGCCGCATCGCAAGCGCCAGCCCTACGTCGGCGACAGCGCATTTGCCCACAAGGGCGGAGTGCACGTCGATGCCATGGCAAAGAGTTCGCTGACCTATGAACATATCAAGCCGGAGCTGGTGGGGAACCGGCGGCGCATCCTGGTCTCCGATATGGCGGGCAGGAGCAACATCCTTCAGAAGGCGGCGGAACTCGGCATCAGGCTTACCCGGGACAGCCCCGAGCTCGGAACGATCCTCAAAAAGGTCAAGGAACTCGAGAACGAGGGGTATGAATTCGAGGGTGCGGAAGGATCGCTCGAGCTCCTGATGCTGCGCGCGGGTCACAGCTATGAGTCCGTCTTCTCCATGTTCGATCGCATCGACTACCGCATCCTGACGGAGAAGCGCAAGGTCGATCCCAATGCGGTCAGCGAAGCGACCGTTACGGTGGAGGTGGGGGGCAATATCGAGCACACGGCCGCTTGGGGGAACGGGCCGGTGAATGCACTGGACAAGGCGCTTCGCAAGGTGCTGCCGAAGTACTTCCCGGGCAAGGGACTGGAGAGCGTACGGCTCATCGACTACAAGGTGCGCGTCCTGACCGCCGCCGCGGGGACGGCCGCGCGGGTCCGCGTCCTGATCGAATCCGGAGACGGCAGGAACAAGTGGGGCACCGTCGGCGTATCGGAGAACGTGATCGAGGCGAGCTGGCAGGCGCTCGTGGACAGCATTGAATTCAAACTGCTCCGGGCGAAGAAAAAGCCGTGA
- a CDS encoding SoxR reducing system RseC family protein: protein MIEEEGIVAEIYGDMAKVAILKKSACEQCAASGVCHPGDEELMEAANPLGARKGQKVKVVIAPQIYLKASIILYGIPMAAFITGAILAKKTAIAYGAADSDLWAFLAGTACLVVSFMFIRGYNKKVEKTQKYKPVIGEILS, encoded by the coding sequence ATGATCGAAGAAGAAGGCATCGTAGCGGAAATTTACGGAGATATGGCCAAAGTGGCGATCCTGAAAAAAAGCGCCTGCGAACAGTGCGCCGCTTCCGGTGTCTGTCATCCGGGCGATGAGGAGCTGATGGAGGCCGCGAACCCGCTCGGGGCACGGAAGGGCCAGAAGGTCAAAGTCGTCATCGCGCCCCAGATCTATCTCAAGGCCTCGATCATCCTGTACGGTATTCCGATGGCCGCATTCATCACGGGGGCCATCCTGGCGAAGAAGACGGCGATCGCGTACGGAGCTGCAGACTCGGACCTGTGGGCTTTTCTCGCCGGGACCGCCTGTCTCGTGGTATCTTTCATGTTCATCCGGGGCTATAATAAGAAGGTGGAAAAAACACAGAAATACAAACCCGTGATCGGCGAGATCCTTTCCTGA
- the fusA gene encoding elongation factor G, giving the protein MKSADIKDIRNIAILSHGAAGKTSLADAMVFAGGAVELLGSVDNDTSVFMHEPEEIARKITITSALGYVDWKGVRLNIIDTPGYINFLEETKGTLRAVDGAVLIISAISGVKAETEKIYRFACDYEIPRIAFVSKLDKERADFFRAIGDMEKYFCKNAVVLQLPIGLEDKFSGVVDLITMKARMFAHDGSGKIEEKDVPADMKEQAAAYRKKMVEQIAETEDSLLEKYLDKGDLSQEDLIAGLKHGTTGGGLLPVLCGSPVRNMGIEPLLDMIITCLPSPAEHARIVQIKGTETKSGAEITLKPAAEEHLAAMVFKTINDPFAGKLSLVRVYAGTLKADSAVFNSTKQMKEKIGTLFHIQGKKQVSAPALTAGQIGAVAKLKETVTGDTLCSEQHPIVLNFAKFADPVMSYAIAPKTRGDDDKVSTGIHKLLEEDPTLRFTYDEQTKEMVLSGMGQVHLEVTLEKLKRKFGADVTMKTPKVPYKETIRAKAEAQGKYKKQTGGHGQYGDAWIKIEPLPRGSGFEFVDKVVGGVIPRQYIPAVEKGVAEAMHEGTLAGYPVVDIRVTVFDGSYHSVDSSEMAFKVAGSMGFKKAVESAKPVLLEPIMSVEVISPDDTLGAVIGDLNSRRGKVQGVVPQANGQAIKALVPMSEMLSYAPSLNSLTSGRGMYTMEFSGYEDVPSHLSQKIMQERSAQLHGGNHNQKEK; this is encoded by the coding sequence ATGAAAAGCGCAGACATCAAGGACATCCGCAACATTGCCATTCTCTCGCACGGGGCGGCAGGCAAGACCTCGCTTGCCGACGCCATGGTCTTCGCCGGAGGCGCCGTTGAGCTCCTGGGAAGCGTGGATAATGACACCTCGGTCTTCATGCACGAACCCGAAGAGATCGCGAGGAAGATCACCATCACCTCCGCCCTCGGCTACGTCGACTGGAAGGGCGTCAGGCTCAATATCATCGATACTCCCGGATACATCAATTTCCTGGAAGAGACCAAGGGAACCCTCCGCGCTGTTGACGGCGCCGTGCTCATCATCTCGGCCATTTCCGGTGTGAAAGCAGAGACCGAAAAGATCTACCGTTTTGCCTGCGATTACGAGATCCCCCGCATTGCCTTCGTCAGCAAACTCGACAAGGAACGCGCCGACTTTTTCCGGGCCATCGGCGACATGGAGAAGTACTTCTGCAAGAATGCCGTTGTTCTCCAGCTGCCCATCGGCCTGGAGGACAAATTCTCCGGCGTTGTTGATCTGATCACGATGAAAGCGAGGATGTTCGCCCACGACGGAAGCGGCAAGATCGAGGAAAAGGACGTCCCTGCGGACATGAAGGAGCAGGCTGCCGCATACCGGAAAAAGATGGTGGAGCAGATCGCCGAGACCGAGGACAGCCTCCTTGAAAAGTATCTGGACAAGGGTGATCTTTCCCAGGAGGATCTTATCGCAGGCCTCAAACACGGCACGACCGGGGGGGGGCTCCTGCCCGTTCTGTGCGGCTCTCCGGTCAGGAACATGGGGATCGAGCCGCTCCTGGACATGATCATCACGTGCCTGCCGTCGCCCGCCGAGCACGCGAGGATCGTCCAAATCAAGGGGACCGAAACGAAATCGGGAGCCGAGATCACTCTCAAGCCCGCGGCCGAAGAGCATCTGGCCGCCATGGTGTTCAAGACCATCAACGATCCCTTTGCAGGAAAACTGTCTCTCGTCCGCGTGTATGCCGGCACCCTGAAGGCTGACTCCGCGGTTTTTAATTCAACAAAACAGATGAAAGAAAAAATAGGCACCCTGTTCCATATCCAGGGGAAGAAGCAGGTGTCCGCCCCGGCCCTGACCGCGGGTCAGATCGGAGCCGTCGCTAAGCTGAAGGAAACCGTGACGGGTGATACGCTCTGCTCGGAGCAGCATCCCATCGTCCTGAACTTCGCAAAGTTCGCCGACCCGGTCATGTCCTACGCAATCGCGCCCAAGACGCGGGGCGATGACGACAAGGTGAGCACCGGCATTCACAAGCTCCTGGAGGAGGACCCGACGCTCCGGTTCACCTATGACGAACAGACCAAGGAAATGGTGCTGTCGGGCATGGGACAGGTCCACCTGGAAGTCACCCTGGAGAAGCTCAAGCGGAAGTTCGGGGCGGACGTAACGATGAAGACCCCCAAGGTGCCCTATAAGGAGACCATCCGCGCGAAGGCCGAGGCACAGGGGAAATACAAGAAACAGACCGGCGGCCACGGCCAGTACGGCGACGCATGGATCAAGATCGAGCCGCTTCCGCGGGGGAGTGGATTCGAATTCGTCGACAAGGTCGTGGGCGGCGTGATCCCTCGCCAGTATATCCCGGCCGTGGAAAAGGGCGTGGCCGAGGCCATGCACGAGGGTACCCTCGCCGGCTATCCCGTTGTGGACATCCGGGTTACGGTTTTCGACGGGTCGTATCATTCGGTCGACTCTTCGGAAATGGCCTTCAAGGTAGCGGGTTCCATGGGTTTCAAGAAAGCCGTGGAGTCCGCCAAGCCCGTTCTGCTCGAACCGATCATGAGCGTCGAGGTGATCTCGCCGGACGACACCCTGGGAGCCGTGATCGGCGACCTGAATTCCCGGCGCGGCAAAGTGCAGGGAGTCGTTCCCCAGGCGAACGGGCAGGCCATCAAGGCGCTGGTTCCCATGTCGGAGATGCTCTCCTATGCCCCGTCGCTCAACTCGCTCACGAGCGGCAGGGGGATGTATACCATGGAATTCTCCGGGTACGAGGACGTACCGAGCCACCTGTCTCAGAAGATCATGCAGGAGCGGTCCGCCCAGTTGCACGGCGGTAACCACAACCAGAAGGAAAAATAA
- a CDS encoding pitrilysin family protein, with protein sequence MNRILVLLVAGVLSLLLSSAVHGQTMNVTEKVLPNGLKVLLKEDHKSPVATFQVWYKVGSRNERLGTTGISHLLEHMMFKGTAKHGPKTFSQTVMRNGGNDNAFTGKDYTAYFENFSADRIDISLDLESDRMQNLLIEQSAFQSEREVVKEERRMRTDDDPTSAMVEEMMAMAFMAHPYQWPVIGWMADINNITRDDLFAHYRAYYAPNNATIVVAGDFDAKALLPKIEKYFGRIPSQPAPPRVGAVEPKQQGERRVTVRRPAELPAVFAGYHAPDIKNPDTYALEVLQGILSSGKSSRLYRSLVYDQQIALYAGGDYDNIANDPNLFYVYAGVMPGKTTDEVEKALYAEIEKLKTVPVADDELQKAKNQIESSFIMGQDSIFYQAMLIGQFESVADWRLLEKYVGNIRTVTKDDVMRVAKEYFSEDNRTVGILVPIKESGEKAMNRGGHTSSGIMEHH encoded by the coding sequence ATGAACCGAATACTAGTTTTACTGGTTGCAGGCGTTCTGTCGCTTTTGTTGTCGTCGGCTGTTCACGGCCAGACCATGAACGTCACGGAAAAAGTGCTGCCGAACGGTCTGAAGGTGCTGTTGAAGGAGGACCATAAGTCCCCCGTAGCGACGTTCCAGGTCTGGTACAAGGTCGGCTCGCGGAACGAAAGACTGGGGACCACGGGCATATCCCACCTACTCGAACACATGATGTTCAAAGGCACGGCCAAGCACGGGCCCAAGACCTTTTCCCAGACCGTGATGCGGAACGGCGGGAATGATAATGCATTCACCGGCAAGGACTACACAGCGTATTTCGAGAACTTCTCCGCCGATCGCATCGACATCTCGCTCGATCTCGAATCGGACCGCATGCAGAACCTGCTGATCGAACAAAGCGCGTTCCAGTCGGAGCGCGAGGTCGTGAAGGAGGAGCGTCGCATGAGGACCGACGACGATCCGACCTCGGCCATGGTCGAGGAAATGATGGCCATGGCGTTCATGGCGCACCCCTATCAATGGCCGGTCATCGGCTGGATGGCGGACATCAACAATATCACCCGCGATGACCTCTTTGCCCATTACCGGGCCTACTATGCGCCGAACAATGCGACGATCGTCGTGGCCGGCGATTTTGACGCGAAGGCGCTCCTGCCCAAGATCGAGAAATACTTCGGACGCATCCCGAGCCAGCCTGCTCCTCCCAGGGTCGGCGCTGTCGAGCCGAAACAGCAGGGAGAGCGGAGAGTGACGGTCAGGAGGCCTGCCGAACTCCCGGCCGTATTTGCGGGCTACCACGCGCCCGATATCAAGAATCCTGACACCTATGCGCTGGAGGTCCTGCAGGGCATCCTTTCGTCGGGAAAGAGCTCCCGGCTGTACCGGTCGCTTGTCTATGATCAGCAGATCGCGCTCTATGCCGGAGGCGATTATGACAACATCGCGAACGATCCGAACCTCTTCTATGTATATGCAGGGGTGATGCCGGGCAAAACAACGGACGAGGTCGAAAAGGCCCTGTATGCCGAGATCGAAAAGCTCAAGACCGTTCCGGTCGCGGACGACGAGCTCCAGAAGGCTAAGAACCAGATCGAGTCGAGCTTTATCATGGGACAGGATTCGATCTTTTACCAGGCCATGCTGATCGGGCAGTTCGAGAGCGTGGCGGACTGGAGACTGCTCGAGAAGTACGTCGGCAATATCCGGACGGTAACCAAGGACGATGTCATGCGGGTTGCCAAGGAATATTTTTCGGAAGACAACCGGACGGTGGGCATCCTGGTGCCCATCAAGGAGAGCGGCGAAAAAGCCATGAACAGGGGAGGGCACACATCGTCGGGAATCATGGAACACCATTAA
- the mutL gene encoding DNA mismatch repair endonuclease MutL translates to MPSLIKILPDHVINKIAAGEVVERPASVVKELVENSLDAGASEITVDIEQAGRRMIRVTDDGSGMSGEDARMAFERHATNKIVSDGDLEAIRTMGFRGEALSSIASVSQVRMITAKRGSPAGILIEIEGGMLKAASEAAAPSGTSMEIAHLFFNTPARLKFLKSPATEFSHIVTALSRLAMAHPGVRFRLLHNKKQVLDLPASQSLRERTFQLYGAEIADQMAEFSGGRDAIRVYGLLGRPGVTRADRTYQDFYVNGRAIRNASLTHALYGAHGDMLMRDRHPMAFVFISIDPALVDVNVHPAKAEVRFRNQPQVHDLVRDVIREGLRGQAMHAGQQEPGASTVRAESVGEALAAYGTGRMNGANERSYPSVLYGRRKSDLGPDQPRDPGAAGAAQASAVQQRLPGEDLVDILVPIAQIHSSFIIAQSRDGMAMIDQHAAHERVLFEKLQDQFSAGDIQLQDLLVPLPVEVGPAQAALLAEHIPELGTVGFIVEDFGNGTFMIKTVPALLVGADHKRLLLDILDEVGLHGTSGRAGQLRDEILSVMACHPAIKVHRKLDFREMERLLTDLSRCRMPHTCPHGRPTMVRFSVDDIRKMFKRI, encoded by the coding sequence ATGCCTTCTCTCATAAAAATTCTTCCCGATCATGTCATTAACAAAATAGCGGCCGGCGAGGTGGTGGAGCGGCCCGCGTCGGTCGTGAAAGAACTTGTCGAGAACTCCCTGGATGCAGGTGCGTCCGAAATCACGGTTGACATCGAACAGGCCGGACGGCGCATGATCCGGGTAACGGACGACGGGTCAGGGATGTCGGGGGAAGACGCCCGCATGGCATTCGAGCGCCATGCGACAAACAAGATTGTGAGCGACGGCGATCTCGAAGCGATTCGGACCATGGGCTTCCGCGGCGAAGCACTTTCGAGCATCGCCTCAGTGTCCCAGGTGCGGATGATCACGGCAAAAAGGGGGTCGCCGGCCGGCATCCTGATCGAGATCGAAGGAGGAATGCTCAAAGCCGCTTCGGAGGCGGCTGCACCGTCGGGAACCTCGATGGAAATAGCGCATTTGTTCTTCAATACTCCCGCACGGCTCAAATTCCTGAAGAGCCCGGCAACGGAGTTTTCCCACATCGTGACGGCGCTGTCCCGGCTGGCCATGGCCCACCCCGGTGTCCGGTTCCGCCTATTGCACAACAAAAAGCAGGTTTTGGACCTTCCGGCATCGCAGTCCCTGCGAGAACGCACGTTTCAATTGTACGGAGCGGAAATTGCAGATCAGATGGCCGAGTTCTCGGGCGGCAGGGATGCCATCCGGGTGTATGGCCTGCTCGGCAGGCCCGGCGTCACGCGCGCCGACAGAACGTACCAGGACTTTTACGTGAACGGCAGGGCGATCAGAAATGCTTCGCTTACCCATGCGCTGTACGGTGCTCACGGCGACATGCTGATGCGCGATCGTCATCCGATGGCCTTTGTTTTCATCTCCATTGACCCGGCGCTGGTCGATGTGAACGTCCACCCTGCCAAGGCGGAGGTGCGGTTCCGGAATCAGCCACAGGTCCACGATCTTGTGCGTGATGTCATCAGGGAAGGCCTGCGCGGTCAGGCCATGCACGCGGGGCAGCAGGAACCGGGAGCCTCGACGGTCCGTGCAGAATCGGTCGGCGAAGCGCTTGCGGCATACGGAACGGGACGGATGAATGGGGCAAACGAGAGGTCCTATCCGTCGGTCCTGTACGGCCGGAGAAAATCGGATCTGGGACCGGATCAACCCCGGGACCCGGGAGCTGCCGGGGCTGCGCAGGCTTCGGCAGTGCAGCAACGGCTACCGGGAGAAGACCTCGTCGATATCCTCGTTCCCATAGCCCAGATCCACAGTTCCTTTATCATCGCGCAGTCGCGGGACGGCATGGCCATGATCGACCAGCATGCGGCCCATGAACGGGTCCTGTTCGAGAAGCTCCAGGACCAATTTTCCGCCGGAGATATTCAGCTCCAGGACCTTCTGGTGCCCCTCCCGGTCGAAGTGGGCCCTGCTCAGGCCGCCCTGCTCGCGGAACACATCCCTGAACTCGGCACGGTCGGCTTCATCGTCGAGGATTTCGGGAACGGAACCTTCATGATCAAGACGGTGCCCGCACTGCTCGTGGGTGCCGACCACAAGCGGCTGCTTCTTGACATCCTTGACGAGGTCGGCCTTCACGGCACGAGCGGAAGGGCGGGGCAGCTGCGGGATGAGATCCTGAGCGTGATGGCCTGTCACCCGGCTATCAAGGTCCACCGGAAGCTTGATTTCCGCGAGATGGAGCGCCTGCTGACGGACCTGTCCCGGTGCCGCATGCCGCATACCTGCCCGCACGGCAGGCCGACCATGGTCCGCTTCTCGGTGGATGATATCAGGAAAATGTTCAAAAGAATATAA
- a CDS encoding pitrilysin family protein, with product MKSIINSLTLIVILLALPLAAPAQPIGKRIVLENGMVLLLSEKHDIPMVTINVALRAGNAAVPADKPGLASITAALLTQGTERRTAQKISSEIDFIGGSLSTGGGDDFASAGLKVLKKDLRTGLDLLSDVLMHPVFDQKEIDRKVRSTLAEIQRQKEEPGIVASEAFEKLVYGDHPYGRTNDDVAAYIPKLTRQDILDFYRSRYSPSGTIIAVVGDVTEKEIIPLLDEYFKGWKRIEPVAETSVPVPVIDAVTVKKIDMNVVQASIDLGHIGISRENPDYYAVLIMNYILGGGGFSSRLMDNIRDNKGLAYGVHSAFSAQKETGHFSVSIQTKNESANEVIAETLKEIRRIQSEPVSEKELADAKAYLTGSFPLRMDTSAKIAALLTSIEIYHLGLDYPQKYSGLINSVTRGDIQRVAGKYLHPDRLVIVVVANQEKAKLKY from the coding sequence ATGAAGTCTATAATAAACTCTCTCACGCTGATCGTGATCCTCTTGGCATTGCCTCTGGCGGCACCAGCCCAGCCGATCGGGAAGCGCATCGTGCTCGAGAACGGCATGGTCCTGCTGCTCTCGGAAAAGCATGATATCCCCATGGTCACGATCAATGTCGCGCTCAGGGCGGGCAATGCAGCCGTGCCTGCGGACAAGCCGGGCCTCGCGTCGATCACGGCCGCTCTTCTGACCCAGGGGACCGAGCGCCGGACGGCGCAGAAGATCAGCAGCGAGATCGATTTCATCGGCGGCTCGCTGTCCACGGGAGGCGGCGACGACTTCGCTTCGGCCGGCCTGAAAGTGCTCAAAAAGGACCTCCGGACCGGGCTCGATCTGCTCTCGGACGTGCTCATGCACCCTGTCTTCGATCAGAAGGAGATCGACCGCAAGGTCCGCTCGACGCTTGCAGAGATCCAGCGGCAGAAGGAGGAGCCGGGAATCGTCGCCAGTGAAGCGTTCGAGAAACTGGTTTATGGCGATCATCCCTACGGCCGGACGAACGATGATGTGGCCGCATACATCCCCAAGCTGACGCGGCAGGACATCCTTGACTTTTACCGTTCCCGGTACAGCCCGTCGGGGACGATCATCGCGGTGGTCGGTGACGTGACGGAAAAAGAGATCATACCGCTGCTGGACGAATACTTCAAAGGCTGGAAGCGGATAGAGCCTGTTGCGGAGACGAGCGTCCCGGTTCCGGTCATCGATGCCGTGACCGTGAAAAAGATCGACATGAACGTCGTCCAGGCGAGCATAGACCTCGGCCATATCGGCATCAGCCGCGAGAACCCGGACTACTACGCGGTCCTGATCATGAACTACATTTTGGGCGGCGGGGGCTTCTCCTCGCGCCTGATGGACAATATCCGTGACAACAAGGGCCTTGCCTACGGTGTGCACAGTGCCTTTTCAGCACAGAAGGAGACCGGCCACTTTTCGGTGAGCATCCAGACGAAGAACGAGTCGGCGAACGAGGTCATCGCCGAAACCCTGAAAGAGATCCGCAGGATCCAGAGCGAACCGGTATCCGAAAAAGAACTTGCCGACGCCAAGGCCTATCTGACGGGCAGTTTTCCGCTCCGCATGGACACGTCGGCGAAAATAGCAGCGCTGCTCACCTCGATCGAGATATATCATCTCGGGCTCGATTATCCGCAGAAGTATTCCGGATTGATCAATTCCGTCACGCGCGGAGACATCCAGCGGGTTGCGGGAAAGTATCTCCATCCCGACAGGCTGGTGATCGTGGTCGTCGCAAACCAGGAAAAGGCGAAACTGAAATATTGA
- a CDS encoding pitrilysin family protein produces MYRKDTLSNGIRVVSETLPKSRSVSIGVWVKVGSRHEPPELGGISHFIEHLFFKGTEKRTAKDIAIEMDSIGGEMNAFTSQETTTYYVKVVDEHLPIAIDLLSDILLGSRFDPVEMDKERKVILEEIKSVEDTPDDYIHELFTATVWPSNSLGRPILGTRETIKGLKHADILSYINDYYCPKEIVISVAGNFEHARLVDLLEQSFGKLSRTGIPKKEATPAFTRDVSVKKKQLEQVQLCIGSKGLNYAHENRFVASALNTVLGNSMSSRLFQEIREQNALAYSIYSYVTAYRDTGLITIYAGTDPSNALEVVRLVLKEIRNIQEEGITPAEEMRVRNQIKGSLVLSLESSNSHMSRLARQEIYFGKYLSMDDIIKGVEKVTREQVQHLAQHLFTKENISLTILGPLNKSDVPDSVLEI; encoded by the coding sequence ATGTACAGAAAAGACACGCTTTCCAACGGCATCCGGGTCGTTTCCGAGACCCTTCCCAAGTCCCGGTCCGTCTCCATCGGTGTCTGGGTCAAGGTCGGCTCCCGGCATGAGCCCCCGGAACTGGGCGGCATCTCCCACTTCATCGAGCACCTGTTTTTCAAGGGAACAGAGAAGAGGACCGCCAAGGACATCGCCATCGAGATGGACTCCATAGGCGGCGAGATGAACGCGTTCACGTCGCAGGAGACGACAACGTACTACGTCAAGGTCGTCGATGAACACCTGCCCATCGCGATCGATCTTCTCTCCGACATCCTCCTCGGCTCCCGGTTCGATCCTGTTGAAATGGACAAGGAACGCAAGGTCATCCTTGAGGAGATCAAGAGCGTTGAGGACACGCCCGATGACTACATCCACGAACTGTTCACGGCGACCGTCTGGCCCAGCAATTCCCTGGGCAGGCCCATCCTGGGCACGCGGGAGACCATCAAGGGGCTCAAGCATGCGGATATCCTGTCCTACATCAACGACTACTACTGCCCGAAGGAGATCGTGATCTCCGTTGCGGGGAATTTCGAGCACGCCCGGCTTGTTGATCTCCTGGAACAGAGCTTCGGAAAACTGTCGCGCACGGGGATCCCCAAGAAAGAGGCCACCCCGGCCTTTACCCGGGATGTGTCGGTCAAGAAGAAACAGCTTGAACAGGTGCAGCTCTGCATTGGCAGCAAGGGCCTGAACTATGCTCATGAGAACCGCTTCGTGGCATCGGCGCTCAATACCGTTCTCGGGAACAGCATGAGCTCCCGTCTTTTCCAGGAGATACGGGAGCAGAACGCGCTTGCCTATTCCATCTATTCCTACGTTACCGCGTACCGGGACACCGGTCTCATCACGATCTATGCCGGCACAGACCCGTCGAATGCGCTCGAAGTGGTGAGACTCGTGCTGAAGGAGATCAGGAATATCCAGGAAGAAGGCATCACACCGGCGGAGGAGATGCGGGTAAGGAACCAGATCAAGGGGAGTCTTGTCCTCTCCCTCGAGAGCAGCAACAGCCATATGAGCAGGCTTGCACGCCAGGAGATCTATTTCGGCAAGTACCTTTCCATGGACGATATCATCAAGGGCGTGGAAAAGGTTACCCGCGAGCAGGTGCAACACCTTGCGCAGCACCTCTTTACGAAGGAGAACATCTCGCTTACCATCCTCGGCCCCTTGAACAAGTCCGATGTTCCGGATTCGGTCCTGGAGATTTAG